In Chrysemys picta bellii isolate R12L10 chromosome 3, ASM1138683v2, whole genome shotgun sequence, a single genomic region encodes these proteins:
- the RAB23 gene encoding ras-related protein Rab-23, with translation MLEEDMEVAIKVVVVGNGAVGKSSMIQRYCKGIFTKDYKKTIGVDFLERQIQVNDEEVRLMLWDTAGQEEFDAITKAYYRGAQACVLVFSTTDRDSFETIPTWKEKVVAEVGDIPTVLVQNKIDLLDDSCIKNEEAEALAKKLKLRFYRASVKEDLNVTEVFKYLAEKYLQRLKQQTAEDPDVVHTSSNKIGVFNTAGGSHSGHNSSTLNGGDVINLRPNKQRTKKNRSPFSSCNIP, from the exons ATGTTGGAGGAGGATATGGAAGTGGCCATcaaggtggtggtggtaggaAATGGAGCAGTTGGGAAGTCCAGTATGATTCAGAGATATTGCAAAGGAATTTTTACAAAAGACTACAAGAAAACTATTGGAGTAGATTTCTTGGAGAGACAAATTCA AGTTAATGATGAAGAGGTCAGGCTGATGTTGTGGGAcacagcaggtcaagaggagttTGATGCAATAACTAAGGCCTATTATAGAG GAGCCCAGGCTTGTGTGCTTGTATTTTCTACCACTGACAGGGATTCTTTTGAAACAATCCCCACCTGGAAGGAGAAAGTCGTGGCTGAAGTTGGAGACATCCCCACGGTGCTTGTGCAGAATAAGATTGACCTCCTGGATGATTCTTGTATAAAGAA TGAAGAGGCAGAAGCATTGGCAAAAAAGTTAAAGTTAAGATTCTACCGAGCATCAGTGAAAGAGGACCTAAATGTAACTGAAG tttttaaatatttggcTGAAAAATATCTTCAAAGGCTCAAACAACAAACAGCTGAAGATCCAGATGTAGTACATACAAGTAGTAACAAAATTG GTGTTTTTAATACAGCTGGTGGAAGTCATTCGGGCCACAATTCTAGCACACTTAATGGTGGAGATGTCATCAACCTTAGACCAAACAAACAGAGGACCAAGAAAAACAGAAGTCCTTTTAGCAGTTGCAACATACCTTAG